A genomic stretch from Embleya scabrispora includes:
- a CDS encoding ABC transporter permease: MTTTPPPKPAPTPSPTPAPPAQTGGGAGTEAPGPARAGDERVSPGGLAHRLLVRPELGSLIGAVLVMVFFSVVADGFFTAAGAATWLDDSATLGIMAVAVALLMIGGEFDLSAGVMTASTALITAMLATRAGWSVWPALAVSLLFALAVGALNGWLVVRTGLPSFIITLGTFLALQGLNLGVTRHVTNSVQVSGMRATDGYESAGRFFASTMAVAGTEIQVSVLWWLLLAALATWVLARTRFGNWIYAVGGAPVSARNVGVPVDRTKIVLFMTTAAAGWLVGSINILRYTSVQANQGIGLEFQYIIAAVIGGCLLTGGYGSAIGAALGALIFGMARQGIVYAKWNSDWFQLFLGVMLLAAVLVNNSFRRRAERPRR; this comes from the coding sequence ATGACCACGACTCCACCGCCGAAGCCCGCGCCCACCCCTTCGCCCACCCCCGCGCCGCCCGCACAGACCGGCGGCGGCGCCGGCACCGAGGCGCCCGGACCCGCGCGCGCCGGCGACGAGCGGGTGTCGCCGGGGGGTCTGGCCCACCGACTGCTCGTGCGGCCGGAGTTGGGTTCGCTGATCGGCGCCGTGCTGGTCATGGTGTTCTTCTCGGTCGTCGCCGACGGCTTCTTCACCGCCGCCGGCGCGGCGACCTGGCTGGACGACTCGGCCACTTTGGGGATCATGGCGGTCGCCGTCGCCCTGCTGATGATCGGCGGCGAATTCGACCTGTCCGCCGGGGTGATGACCGCCTCGACCGCGCTGATCACCGCCATGCTCGCCACCCGCGCGGGCTGGTCCGTCTGGCCGGCGCTCGCGGTGTCCCTGCTCTTCGCCCTCGCCGTCGGCGCCCTGAACGGCTGGCTGGTGGTGCGTACCGGACTGCCCAGCTTCATCATCACGCTCGGCACGTTCCTGGCCCTCCAGGGCCTCAACCTCGGGGTCACCCGGCATGTGACGAACAGCGTCCAGGTCAGCGGGATGCGGGCCACCGACGGCTACGAGTCGGCCGGGCGGTTCTTCGCCTCGACGATGGCCGTGGCCGGCACCGAGATCCAGGTCTCCGTGTTGTGGTGGCTGCTGTTGGCCGCGCTGGCCACGTGGGTGCTGGCCCGGACCCGATTCGGCAACTGGATCTACGCCGTCGGCGGCGCTCCGGTGAGCGCGCGCAATGTCGGCGTCCCGGTGGACCGGACCAAGATCGTGCTGTTCATGACCACCGCCGCGGCCGGCTGGCTGGTCGGCTCGATCAACATCCTGCGCTACACCTCGGTCCAGGCCAATCAGGGCATCGGGCTCGAATTCCAGTACATCATCGCGGCGGTGATCGGTGGATGCCTGCTCACCGGCGGCTACGGGTCGGCGATCGGCGCCGCCCTGGGCGCGTTGATCTTCGGCATGGCCCGGCAGGGCATCGTGTACGCGAAGTGGAACAGCGACTGGTTCCAGCTCTTCCTCGGCGTGATGCTGCTCGCCGCCGTGCTGGTCAACAACTCCTTCCGACGCCGCGCGGAAAGGCCCCGCCGATGA
- a CDS encoding sugar ABC transporter substrate-binding protein translates to MPRRSLGFAAALGMSALVLAACSSPSGSDPDTENTANSAPTVAAKGNNTVAVITHGSAGDAFWSVVQNGAQDAGKKLGVDVQYQGNGDPAGQARLIDNAVTQGVGGIVVSMANPDALANSIKAATAKGIPVITINSGQSRSAEFGAIAHVGQDESIAGEAAGAKLKQAGRTKMLCVIHEAGNIGLNQRCDGAKAGFGGATQTLQVDIANPTDTQARIRGALQSDSSIDAVLALNPQVAAVTVGAVGDANSKAQIATFDLNADVVTAIKGGKIIFAVDQQQYLQGYLPVTMIKLYRDNANTVGGGKPVLTGPGFVDKNNVDAVAGYAQRGTR, encoded by the coding sequence ATGCCCCGACGTTCCCTCGGATTCGCCGCAGCCCTCGGCATGTCCGCGCTCGTCCTCGCCGCCTGCAGCAGTCCCTCCGGTTCGGACCCGGACACCGAGAACACCGCGAACAGCGCCCCGACGGTCGCGGCCAAGGGCAACAACACGGTGGCCGTGATCACCCACGGCTCGGCCGGTGACGCGTTCTGGAGCGTCGTACAGAACGGCGCGCAGGACGCCGGCAAGAAGCTGGGCGTCGACGTCCAGTACCAGGGCAACGGCGACCCGGCCGGCCAGGCCCGGTTGATCGACAACGCGGTCACCCAGGGGGTGGGCGGGATCGTGGTCTCGATGGCCAACCCGGACGCGCTGGCCAACTCGATCAAGGCGGCCACCGCCAAGGGCATCCCGGTGATCACCATCAACTCGGGGCAGAGCAGATCCGCCGAGTTCGGCGCGATCGCGCATGTCGGCCAGGACGAGTCGATCGCCGGCGAGGCGGCCGGCGCAAAGCTCAAGCAGGCGGGCCGGACCAAGATGTTGTGCGTCATCCACGAGGCGGGCAACATCGGCCTGAACCAGAGATGCGACGGCGCCAAGGCCGGCTTCGGCGGCGCGACGCAGACCCTCCAGGTCGACATCGCCAACCCCACCGACACCCAGGCCCGGATCCGCGGCGCACTCCAGTCCGACTCCTCGATCGACGCCGTGCTCGCGCTCAACCCGCAGGTCGCCGCGGTCACCGTCGGTGCGGTCGGCGACGCGAACTCCAAGGCGCAGATCGCCACGTTCGACCTCAACGCCGACGTGGTCACCGCGATCAAGGGCGGCAAGATCATCTTCGCGGTGGACCAGCAGCAATACCTCCAGGGCTACCTGCCCGTGACGATGATCAAGCTGTATCGGGACAACGCCAACACCGTCGGCGGCGGCAAGCCGGTCCTGACCGGCCCCGGATTCGTCGACAAGAACAACGTCGACGCGGTGGCCGGATACGCGCAGCGGGGGACGAGATGA
- a CDS encoding TIM barrel protein, with protein MSAPAGADLRLAGAPITWGVCEVPGWGPMLPVDTVLGEMADLGLTATELGPPGYLPDDPAALEGVLAGHGLALVGSFAALVLHDPHRLAQTLAAAAHTVELIAAAGGEVLVLAAATGLDGYDTRPELSDAQWGQLIATAEEIARIAADRGLRATLHPHVGTHVENAAEVERFLRDSTLALCLDTGHLLIGGTDPLDLVRRHPDRIGHVHLKDVHADTAALVRSGALSYAEAVGRGIYRPLGEGDVPVAEIVATLRAAGYRNWYVLEQDTRLGDDPADADLPRRDTARGLAHLRGN; from the coding sequence GTGAGCGCCCCGGCGGGAGCCGACCTGCGGCTCGCGGGCGCGCCGATCACGTGGGGCGTGTGCGAGGTGCCCGGCTGGGGCCCGATGCTCCCGGTGGACACCGTGCTCGGCGAGATGGCCGACCTCGGCCTGACCGCCACCGAACTGGGCCCGCCCGGCTACCTGCCGGACGATCCCGCCGCGCTCGAGGGCGTGTTGGCCGGCCACGGGTTGGCCCTGGTCGGCTCCTTCGCCGCCCTGGTCCTGCACGACCCGCACCGCCTGGCGCAGACGCTGGCCGCCGCCGCACACACCGTCGAACTGATCGCCGCGGCCGGCGGCGAGGTACTGGTGCTGGCCGCCGCCACCGGCCTGGACGGCTACGACACCCGACCGGAGTTGTCCGACGCGCAGTGGGGGCAACTGATCGCCACCGCCGAGGAGATCGCCCGGATCGCGGCCGACCGCGGCCTGCGCGCCACGCTGCACCCGCATGTCGGCACCCACGTGGAGAACGCGGCCGAGGTCGAACGTTTCCTCCGGGACAGCACCCTGGCGCTGTGCCTGGACACCGGCCACCTGCTGATCGGCGGCACCGACCCGCTCGACCTGGTCCGCCGCCACCCCGATCGGATCGGGCACGTGCACCTGAAGGACGTACACGCGGACACCGCCGCGCTGGTGCGGTCCGGCGCGCTGAGCTACGCCGAGGCGGTCGGACGCGGCATATACCGCCCGCTCGGCGAGGGCGACGTCCCGGTGGCCGAGATAGTGGCGACGCTGCGCGCGGCGGGCTATCGGAACTGGTACGTCCTCGAACAGGACACGCGTCTCGGCGACGACCCGGCCGACGCGGACCTGCCGCGCCGGGACACCGCGCGCGGCCTGGCCCACCTGCGCGGCAACTGA
- a CDS encoding Gfo/Idh/MocA family protein produces the protein MHQPTGEMNLMRIGVAGVGRIGAMHARNLTDLETVDKLVLFDPQPGRADAVAREIGAEAVADLDTLLREVDGVVVATPTDTHPEMVRRTVAAGVPTLCEKPIASDVPAMRALIAEVEASGVPVLVGFQRRFDPAVVELKRRLDAGETGTPYLVRAVGQDAAPPDFGYLPASGGIFRDLLIHDLDAVPWLIGEPVVEVYASGSVLVDQAFADADDVDNAVVLLRFAGGAHAVLTGGRHDPAGYDHRIEVLGSAQSLAVGLDPRTPLTSLEEDGPQAGPDAYPGFPERFARAYGNEMRVFVEVVAGRMANPSPVRDSLGSLILAEACERSRREGRPVVPDLPAVDPAVSAVGEAAS, from the coding sequence TTGCACCAGCCCACTGGAGAAATGAATCTGATGCGTATCGGAGTCGCAGGCGTGGGGCGGATCGGCGCGATGCACGCGCGCAACCTCACCGACCTGGAGACGGTCGACAAACTCGTCCTGTTCGATCCCCAACCGGGGCGCGCGGACGCCGTCGCCCGCGAGATCGGCGCCGAGGCGGTCGCCGACCTCGACACCCTGCTCCGCGAGGTGGACGGGGTCGTGGTGGCCACGCCCACCGACACCCACCCGGAGATGGTGCGGCGCACCGTCGCCGCCGGCGTGCCGACGCTGTGCGAGAAGCCGATCGCGTCGGACGTGCCGGCGATGCGCGCGCTGATCGCCGAGGTGGAGGCGAGCGGGGTGCCGGTACTGGTCGGCTTCCAGCGCCGGTTCGACCCGGCGGTGGTCGAGCTGAAGCGGCGCCTCGACGCGGGTGAGACGGGTACGCCCTACCTGGTCCGCGCGGTCGGTCAGGATGCCGCGCCGCCAGACTTCGGCTACCTGCCCGCGTCCGGCGGGATCTTCCGCGACCTGCTGATCCACGACCTGGACGCGGTGCCGTGGCTGATCGGCGAACCCGTGGTCGAGGTGTACGCCAGTGGGTCGGTGCTGGTCGACCAGGCGTTCGCGGACGCCGACGACGTGGACAACGCGGTCGTCCTGCTGCGCTTCGCCGGCGGGGCGCACGCGGTGCTCACCGGCGGGCGGCACGACCCGGCGGGATACGACCACCGCATCGAGGTACTGGGTTCGGCCCAGTCGCTCGCGGTGGGCCTGGACCCGCGCACCCCGCTGACCTCCCTGGAGGAGGACGGGCCGCAGGCCGGGCCGGACGCCTATCCGGGCTTCCCGGAGCGCTTCGCCCGGGCGTACGGCAACGAGATGCGGGTGTTCGTCGAGGTGGTCGCCGGGCGGATGGCCAACCCGTCGCCGGTGCGCGACTCGCTGGGCAGCCTGATCCTGGCCGAGGCCTGCGAGCGGTCGCGGCGCGAGGGGCGCCCGGTGGTTCCGGACCTGCCGGCCGTCGACCCGGCGGTGTCGGCGGTCGGCGAGGCGGCGTCGTGA
- a CDS encoding LacI family DNA-binding transcriptional regulator, translating to MSGPTLEDVAARAGVSRSLVSLVMRDSPKVSEGRRRAVLAAARELGYRPNLNARTLATGNSSTLGVMISDLHNPYFAEVVDGVEAAAHDNGMEIILGTGGRRPAHERRSVERLLQFRPAGLLLLGPVVETAAIEEAASQVPTVLVARSVRAGHVDTVNDDGATGSALAVEHLAALGHRDIVHVDGGGGSQSSVRRRGYEQAMRRLALARHLRVVPSEYTDIGGAEAARVLLAGDALPTAIVAANDFNAVGIIGELSEAGVRVPQDVSVIGYDNTHLAGLRHIGLTTINQPREEMGRLATETLLQRLRGERTRAARHLLHPELVVRTSTGAPRG from the coding sequence GTGTCCGGTCCCACCCTCGAGGACGTCGCCGCCCGCGCCGGGGTCTCCCGCTCCCTCGTGTCGTTGGTGATGCGCGACTCGCCCAAGGTCAGCGAGGGCCGGCGCCGAGCCGTGCTCGCCGCCGCCCGCGAGTTGGGCTACCGCCCCAACCTCAACGCCCGCACGCTGGCCACCGGCAACAGCAGCACGCTCGGCGTGATGATCTCCGATCTGCACAACCCGTACTTCGCCGAGGTGGTCGACGGCGTCGAGGCCGCCGCGCACGACAACGGCATGGAGATCATCCTGGGCACCGGTGGGCGCCGACCCGCGCACGAGCGCCGCAGCGTCGAGCGCCTGCTCCAGTTCCGCCCGGCCGGCCTGCTCCTGCTCGGCCCCGTGGTGGAGACCGCGGCGATCGAGGAGGCCGCCTCCCAGGTGCCCACCGTCCTGGTCGCCCGCAGCGTCCGGGCGGGACACGTGGACACGGTCAACGACGACGGTGCCACCGGATCGGCGCTGGCCGTCGAGCACCTGGCCGCGCTCGGCCACCGCGACATCGTGCACGTGGACGGCGGTGGCGGCTCGCAGTCGTCGGTCCGCCGTCGGGGCTACGAACAGGCGATGCGGCGACTGGCGTTGGCCCGCCACCTGCGCGTGGTGCCGAGCGAGTACACCGACATCGGCGGCGCCGAGGCCGCCCGCGTCCTCCTGGCCGGCGACGCGCTTCCGACCGCGATCGTCGCGGCCAACGACTTCAACGCGGTCGGCATCATCGGCGAACTGTCCGAGGCGGGCGTCCGGGTACCCCAGGACGTGTCGGTGATCGGCTACGACAACACCCACCTGGCCGGGCTCCGACACATCGGGCTGACCACGATCAACCAGCCGAGGGAGGAGATGGGCCGGCTCGCCACCGAGACCCTGCTCCAACGCCTGCGCGGCGAACGCACCCGGGCCGCCCGTCATCTGCTGCACCCCGAACTCGTCGTCCGCACCAGCACGGGCGCGCCGAGGGGTTGA
- a CDS encoding anthrone oxygenase family protein: MAAIDRTLTAAPTATARTRKSVGRWLAAGAVTNTLMAGTYVAFSAAVMPWLGTKSDADFVTTMQDINTGIENPLFFAVFTAAMAAPAVAAWKLRRLGGGTALKWALAALALYTTTVLTTSGINVPLNQMLAHAGTTDPTKTRTDFETTWNIWNGIRAVLSTAAAVAMVKAVRLHRRNRV; this comes from the coding sequence ATGGCCGCGATCGACCGCACCCTCACCGCCGCCCCGACCGCCACGGCCCGCACGCGCAAGAGCGTCGGCCGCTGGCTGGCCGCCGGCGCCGTCACCAACACCCTGATGGCCGGCACCTACGTCGCCTTCTCCGCGGCCGTGATGCCCTGGCTCGGCACCAAGAGCGACGCCGACTTCGTGACCACCATGCAGGACATCAACACCGGCATCGAGAACCCGCTGTTCTTCGCGGTCTTCACCGCCGCCATGGCCGCCCCCGCCGTCGCCGCCTGGAAACTCCGCAGGCTCGGCGGCGGCACCGCCCTGAAGTGGGCCCTCGCCGCCCTCGCCCTCTACACCACCACCGTCCTGACCACCTCCGGCATCAACGTCCCCCTCAACCAGATGCTCGCCCACGCCGGCACCACCGACCCCACCAAGACCCGCACCGACTTCGAAACCACCTGGAACATCTGGAACGGCATCCGCGCCGTGCTGTCCACCGCCGCCGCCGTCGCCATGGTCAAGGCCGTCCGCCTGCACCGCCGCAACCGCGTCTGA
- a CDS encoding IclR family transcriptional regulator yields the protein MDDHTVTGRVIAVLDAVAAQRTPASLAELTRRTTIPKPTVRRIAHDLVRRRLLDRCGHRYRLGSRLLDLGMRAAAQQGLHRIGTPHVQDLFARTGEIVWINTFTESALTLVGTAFGANRAQDVRRGGWPLPIDSPAFPNTAVGRVLMARRPDLVEHLRARPPAPLTRYAAGSWARLDAAIDVVRDTGIAVEREQCLLGYSCVATGLHAPDGELVGMIGITGRVGSFDAHRAARPLRSAALEIDRAFAVAHAAPFAEIATIGR from the coding sequence ATGGACGATCACACCGTCACCGGACGTGTCATCGCGGTACTCGACGCGGTCGCCGCCCAGCGCACCCCCGCTTCGCTGGCCGAACTGACCCGCCGTACCACGATTCCCAAACCGACCGTGCGACGCATCGCGCACGACCTGGTCCGCCGCAGATTGCTGGACCGTTGCGGCCACCGCTATCGGCTCGGCAGCCGATTACTGGATCTGGGCATGCGTGCCGCGGCACAGCAGGGCCTGCATCGCATCGGCACCCCGCATGTCCAGGACCTTTTCGCCCGCACCGGGGAGATCGTCTGGATCAATACGTTCACCGAGAGCGCACTGACCCTGGTGGGCACCGCGTTCGGCGCCAACCGGGCCCAGGACGTGCGGCGCGGCGGCTGGCCGCTGCCGATCGACAGCCCCGCCTTCCCGAACACCGCCGTCGGCCGGGTGCTGATGGCCCGCCGACCGGACCTGGTCGAGCACCTGCGCGCCCGCCCGCCGGCTCCGCTCACCCGCTACGCCGCCGGTTCGTGGGCACGGCTCGACGCCGCGATCGACGTGGTCCGGGACACCGGGATCGCGGTCGAGCGGGAGCAGTGTCTGCTCGGCTACTCCTGTGTGGCCACCGGACTGCACGCTCCGGACGGCGAGTTGGTCGGGATGATCGGCATCACCGGCCGCGTCGGCTCCTTCGACGCACACCGCGCGGCCCGCCCGCTGCGGTCCGCGGCCCTCGAGATCGACCGGGCGTTCGCGGTCGCCCACGCCGCGCCCTTCGCGGAGATCGCGACGATCGGGCGCTGA
- a CDS encoding 3-oxoacyl-ACP reductase, with the protein MTEQTPVCRRLVGRTAVVTGAGSGIGLATARRLASEGANVVCADIDEASGKAAAAEVGGLFVRVDVTNEEQVEALFKAAFDAYGSVDVAFNNAGISPPDDDSILTTGLDAWRRVQEVNLTSVFLCCKAALPYMRRQGRGSIINTASFVAVMGAATSQISYTASKGGVLAMSRELGVQFAREGIRVNALCPGPVNTPLLKELFAKDPERAARRLVHIPVGRFAEPEELAAAVAFLASDDASFVNAAEFLVDGGIAGAYVTPM; encoded by the coding sequence GTGACCGAGCAGACCCCCGTGTGCCGCCGCCTGGTCGGCCGTACCGCCGTCGTCACGGGAGCGGGCAGCGGAATCGGCCTGGCCACCGCCCGGCGCCTGGCCTCCGAGGGCGCCAACGTGGTGTGCGCCGACATCGACGAGGCGTCGGGCAAGGCCGCCGCCGCCGAGGTGGGCGGCCTGTTCGTCCGGGTCGACGTGACGAACGAGGAGCAGGTCGAGGCGCTGTTCAAGGCCGCGTTCGACGCCTACGGCTCGGTGGACGTCGCGTTCAACAACGCCGGCATCTCGCCTCCCGACGACGACTCGATCCTGACCACCGGTCTGGACGCCTGGCGCCGGGTCCAGGAGGTCAACCTGACCTCGGTGTTCCTGTGCTGCAAGGCCGCGTTGCCGTACATGCGCCGGCAGGGCCGGGGTTCGATCATCAACACCGCGTCGTTCGTCGCGGTGATGGGCGCGGCGACCTCGCAGATCTCCTACACCGCGTCCAAGGGCGGCGTGCTCGCGATGTCGCGCGAGTTGGGTGTGCAGTTCGCCCGCGAGGGCATCCGGGTCAACGCGCTGTGCCCGGGACCGGTGAACACGCCGCTGCTGAAGGAGTTGTTCGCCAAGGACCCCGAGCGGGCCGCGCGGCGCCTGGTGCACATCCCGGTGGGCCGGTTCGCCGAGCCCGAGGAACTGGCCGCCGCGGTCGCGTTCCTGGCCAGCGACGACGCGTCGTTCGTGAACGCGGCCGAGTTCCTGGTCGACGGCGGCATCGCGGGGGCGTACGTCACCCCGATGTAG
- a CDS encoding aldehyde dehydrogenase family protein codes for MIDPTTEEVVTTVAATPPAEVDAAVARATRAAEQWAARAPGDRARVLRRFAVVVDEHLEELARLEVREAGHPIGNARWEAGNVRDLLDYAAGGAERLNGRQIPVAGGLDVTFHEPLGVVAVIAPWNFPMPIAGWALAPALAAGNAVLLKPAETTPLTALRLAELGLAAGLPEGLFQVLPGAGPVTGRALVEHPGVAKVVFTGSTAVGKDIMARCAAGLKRITLELGGKSPNIVFADADVEAAAAAAPGGFLDNTGQDCCARTRILVQRSVYDRFLELLEPAVRAFRVGDPNDPDTQMGPLISAAHRERVRSYVREDAPAVIRGEVPAGKGFWYPATVLAPESAADRTAVEEIFGPVAVVVPFEDEADAVRLANATAYGLSGSLWTRDVGRALRVSRSVRAGNLSVNSHSSVRYSTPFGGFGQSGLGRELGPDALVAFTETKNVFISTEEN; via the coding sequence ATCATCGACCCGACCACCGAGGAGGTCGTCACCACCGTCGCGGCGACGCCCCCCGCCGAGGTGGACGCTGCGGTGGCCCGCGCCACCCGGGCCGCGGAACAGTGGGCCGCCCGCGCCCCCGGCGACCGGGCCCGCGTATTGCGCCGGTTCGCCGTCGTGGTGGACGAACACCTGGAGGAACTGGCCCGGTTGGAGGTGCGCGAGGCCGGACACCCGATCGGCAACGCGCGCTGGGAGGCGGGCAACGTCCGCGACCTGCTCGACTACGCCGCGGGCGGGGCCGAGCGGCTGAACGGCCGGCAGATCCCGGTGGCCGGCGGCCTCGACGTCACCTTCCACGAACCGCTCGGCGTGGTCGCGGTGATCGCGCCGTGGAACTTCCCGATGCCGATCGCCGGTTGGGCCCTGGCCCCGGCGCTCGCGGCCGGCAACGCCGTCCTGCTCAAGCCCGCCGAGACCACCCCGCTGACCGCGCTGCGCCTGGCCGAACTGGGCCTGGCGGCGGGGCTTCCGGAGGGACTGTTCCAGGTGCTGCCGGGCGCGGGACCGGTCACCGGTCGGGCCCTGGTGGAGCACCCGGGCGTGGCCAAGGTGGTGTTCACCGGCTCCACGGCCGTGGGCAAGGACATCATGGCCCGCTGCGCCGCCGGGTTGAAGCGGATCACGCTCGAACTCGGCGGGAAGAGTCCGAACATCGTCTTCGCCGACGCGGACGTCGAGGCCGCCGCGGCGGCCGCCCCGGGCGGATTCCTGGACAACACCGGACAGGACTGCTGTGCGCGCACCCGGATCCTGGTGCAGCGTTCGGTGTACGACCGGTTCCTGGAACTGCTCGAACCGGCGGTGCGGGCCTTCCGGGTCGGCGATCCGAACGACCCCGATACGCAGATGGGGCCGCTGATCTCGGCGGCTCACCGCGAGCGGGTGCGCTCGTATGTGCGTGAGGACGCGCCGGCGGTGATCCGCGGCGAGGTACCGGCCGGCAAGGGCTTCTGGTATCCCGCGACGGTGCTCGCCCCGGAGTCCGCGGCGGACCGTACCGCGGTCGAGGAGATCTTCGGTCCGGTGGCCGTCGTGGTGCCGTTCGAGGACGAGGCCGACGCGGTACGCCTCGCCAACGCCACCGCGTACGGCCTGTCCGGATCCCTGTGGACCCGCGACGTCGGACGCGCGTTGCGCGTTTCGCGGTCCGTCCGGGCCGGGAACCTGTCGGTCAACTCGCACAGCAGTGTCCGCTATTCGACCCCCTTCGGCGGGTTCGGGCAATCGGGCCTGGGCCGCGAACTGGGCCCGGACGCGCTGGTCGCCTTCACCGAGACGAAGAACGTGTTCATCAGCACCGAGGAGAACTAA
- a CDS encoding glutamine synthetase family protein, with the protein MADRTPPLSVDELRALVDTGEIDTVVLAFTDMQGRLQGKRFAARFFLDDTLSHGTEGCNYLLAVDTDMNTVSGYAMSSWERGYGDFVLRPDLATLRRTPWHPGTAQLTADLLWHDGSPVVASPRQILRRQLDRLAERGWTAHAGTELEFIVFKDTYEAGWDRAYRGMTPANQYNVDYSILGTGRVEPLLRRIRNEMGAAGMTVESAKGECNLGQHEIAFRYDEALVTCDQHTVYKTGAKEIAAQEGMSLTFMAKYDEREGNSCHIHLSLRDEAGRPVLADDAGTYGMSKTMRHFLAGQLAAMREFTLLYAPNINSYKRFRPGSFAPTAVAWGPDNRTCALRVVGHGHAHRFENRLPGGDVNPYLAVAGMIAAGLYGIEHELDPGEACTGNAYTGDAPHVPGTLREAAESWAGSTIARDAFGAEVVEHYLHMARVEQDAYDTAVTDWERFRSFERM; encoded by the coding sequence TTGGCAGACCGAACGCCCCCGCTGTCCGTCGACGAACTGCGCGCACTCGTCGACACCGGGGAAATCGACACGGTAGTCCTGGCCTTCACCGACATGCAGGGCAGGCTCCAGGGCAAGCGCTTCGCCGCCCGGTTCTTCCTCGACGACACGCTCTCCCACGGCACCGAGGGCTGCAATTACCTCCTCGCCGTGGACACCGACATGAACACCGTCTCGGGCTACGCGATGTCGTCCTGGGAACGCGGCTACGGCGACTTCGTCCTGCGCCCCGACCTCGCCACACTGCGCCGCACCCCCTGGCACCCGGGCACCGCGCAGCTGACCGCGGACCTCCTGTGGCACGACGGCTCCCCGGTCGTGGCCTCGCCGCGGCAGATCCTGCGCCGCCAACTCGACCGGCTCGCCGAACGCGGCTGGACCGCGCACGCCGGCACCGAACTCGAGTTCATCGTCTTCAAGGACACCTACGAAGCCGGCTGGGACCGCGCCTACCGCGGCATGACGCCGGCCAATCAGTACAACGTCGACTACTCGATCCTGGGCACCGGCCGGGTCGAACCGCTGCTGCGCCGCATCCGCAACGAGATGGGCGCGGCCGGGATGACCGTCGAGTCGGCCAAGGGCGAATGCAACCTCGGCCAGCACGAGATCGCCTTCCGCTACGACGAGGCACTGGTCACCTGCGACCAGCACACGGTCTACAAGACCGGTGCCAAGGAGATCGCCGCGCAGGAGGGCATGTCGCTCACCTTCATGGCCAAGTACGACGAGCGCGAGGGCAACTCGTGCCACATCCACCTGTCCCTGCGCGACGAGGCCGGCCGGCCCGTGCTCGCGGACGACGCCGGCACCTACGGCATGTCGAAGACGATGCGGCACTTCCTGGCCGGACAATTGGCCGCGATGCGCGAGTTCACCCTGCTGTACGCCCCCAACATCAACTCGTACAAACGTTTCCGTCCCGGGTCGTTCGCGCCGACCGCGGTCGCCTGGGGCCCGGACAACCGCACGTGCGCGCTGCGGGTGGTCGGACACGGCCACGCGCACCGCTTCGAGAACCGCCTTCCGGGCGGTGACGTCAACCCCTACCTGGCGGTCGCGGGGATGATCGCCGCCGGGCTGTACGGCATCGAGCACGAGTTGGATCCGGGCGAGGCGTGCACGGGCAACGCCTACACGGGCGACGCGCCGCACGTACCGGGCACGTTGCGCGAGGCCGCCGAGTCGTGGGCGGGGTCCACGATCGCCCGGGACGCCTTCGGCGCGGAGGTGGTGGAGCACTACCTCCACATGGCGCGGGTCGAACAGGACGCGTACGACACCGCGGTCACCGACTGGGAGCGCTTCCGCTCCTTCGAACGCATGTGA
- a CDS encoding FadR/GntR family transcriptional regulator yields MAEVSGAEHRDRLSPLLRPVRAGNGFEEALEQILQVIRLGLVADGGRLPAERELADRLGVSRVTLREVLKVLADQGIVESRRGRYGGTFVRERPGPVGDGSAAELRRRIARVDVEDTLRFREVLEVGAAGLCAAQGLDEARAARLRAALDRTRDAPLAEYRRCDTLLHLTLAELCGSPSLAAQYAAVRATVNDLLDCIPLLVRNLEHSQHQHTALVEAILEGDPDAAAEVMREHCAGTAALLRGFLA; encoded by the coding sequence GTGGCCGAGGTATCGGGGGCGGAGCACCGGGACCGGTTGTCGCCGCTGCTGCGCCCGGTTCGCGCGGGCAACGGCTTCGAGGAGGCGCTGGAGCAGATTCTCCAGGTGATCCGGCTCGGCCTGGTCGCGGACGGGGGCCGACTGCCGGCCGAGCGCGAGTTGGCCGATCGGCTGGGGGTCAGCCGGGTGACCCTGCGCGAGGTGCTGAAGGTGCTGGCGGATCAGGGCATCGTGGAGAGCCGGCGGGGACGCTACGGCGGCACCTTCGTGCGCGAGCGTCCCGGGCCGGTGGGCGACGGCTCGGCGGCGGAGTTGCGGCGGCGGATCGCGCGGGTGGACGTGGAGGACACGCTGCGCTTTCGTGAGGTGCTGGAGGTGGGCGCGGCGGGGTTGTGCGCGGCGCAGGGCCTGGACGAGGCGCGGGCCGCGCGGTTGCGGGCGGCGCTCGACCGCACCCGGGACGCGCCGCTGGCTGAGTATCGGCGCTGCGACACGCTGCTGCATCTGACCCTCGCGGAGTTGTGCGGTTCGCCCTCGCTGGCCGCCCAGTACGCGGCGGTCCGGGCCACCGTGAACGATCTGTTGGACTGTATCCCCTTGCTGGTGCGCAATCTGGAGCATTCGCAGCACCAGCACACCGCGCTGGTCGAGGCGATCCTGGAGGGCGACCCGGACGCGGCGGCCGAGGTGATGCGCGAACACTGCGCGGGAACGGCGGCCCTGCTGCGCGGTTTTCTGGCCTGA